The Metallosphaera hakonensis JCM 8857 = DSM 7519 genome includes the window CCTGATCCCAGGTCTATGAGGTAAATTTCTTTATTCTTGTAATCAGAAGTCAAGATCCTGCCCTTTTCGTCTACCTTTCTGATCAATATCTGTCCTATCATACGATGTCGTTTAGCCAACTGTTTAATAAATGTTCCCACAAGAGGGTCCCACCAGTTTACGCTTATTCCAGTTTAGCATAATGGAAACAGAAGTTTCACGTTAGATCTAAATACTTACTCTAGCTTAACGGGGAAGAGCTGGAAAAATTCCCTTCAGTGAGCAGACCACACTTAAACTTCTTTATGGGTCACCAATTTTCTTAATTGTTAGACGCATTGAATTCTCTCAAATTCAAAATTTACTGTAGATTTAAAAGCAGATTTAGCTCCGGTTTTTGGAAACCTTGAAACTTTGACCTCTTTTCGTTAACTTTTTCAGCGAACTCTTCATCTCAGCTTTTAATGAAATTTATTAAATTCCCTAAGCGCGAAAAGGATGTTCACGTTGCCCTGGAAATAGCGTCAGAACTTTTCTCATCCAGGTTGGGTATAGCCTTGGGTTTACCGATCAATGAGACTGAACTCATGGAGTTTGAGCCCGGTAAGTACGCTCTTTCAATGGATCGTCTTGAGGAAGTTGGAGGAAATGTCGTGACCAACATTCGTGAGTTGGGTATGAGCCTGCCCTTTGAAGAGTTCCTGCTCAATATAGACCTCAAGAAAGAACACGTAATGATGAAACATGGAAAAGGTTACATAATAGATCACGGCCATGCCCTCGATGCTTGGAAACCACTTTATTACGTGGAGCAGATCCTTTACTCTCCAGTTACCAGGTTTAACTTGTGGGCCACAGAGGATACTTTAAAAGAAGGAGTGGAGATAGTCAAGGGAATAAACATCGATGAGGCAATCAAGGAGTTGAGAGCCTCAATGAAAAGCGTGATGGAAGCTAAGATATGTGACCTATTTACCAAGGAAGTTATGGAAGAACACCTAAACATATCCTCTAAAATTCTAAGGTCCAGGAAAAACATTGTTCCTAGATTCTATGGTTAATTTTCAAAGTTTTAGTCCTAAGAATAATATATAATCGTTGGCCAACATTATCTAATTATGGAATGCGACGCTGCTGTGGTACTGATAATTAGGGGTGATGGAAAATTCCTTGTAATCAAGAGAGCCGATCAGAAGGGGGATCCGTGGAGTGGTCATATGGCACTACCAGGGGGCCACAGGGACGGTAACGAGACCTGTGAGGAAACGGCTGTAAGAGAATCAAAGGAGGAGGTCGGAATAGAACCCAAGGACTTGAGGTTCTTCGGGATATATTGGCCCAGTAATAGGAGGGATCTTCATGTGGCGGTCTTTATAGGTTACACCGATTCCAATGACGTTAATCCCGATCGTGAGGTTGCCAAGTGGTTCTGGATAGATCCAAGAGAACTTAAAGAAGAAGACAATCATTTCCTTTATCAAGATTATGTAATTTGGGGTATGACGTACAGGATCTTGAAAGACTACCTTTCAGCCCGGCAACGATCAAGTCATCAAATCCAAGCCGTCGACCAGTCATCACTTGAGGAATAGATTTTCGTAGTCCTTTACATATTTTACGCTTCTTTTGACGTCACTGAACAACTTCGATGCCTCCTTAACGTCATCCGCCTTAACTACAGCCCTCCCAGCCTTTCTAGCTAAGACTTGAGAGGGTTCCAGAAGTTGAATTGCGTATCGTAAGCTCTCCTCTGAGGCCATATTCGTTAGTTCGTCTAAAGCCATGGGCTCCAACTCTATGTCAAGCTCTTCCGCTCTGATCGCAATTATGTCCTTACTTTCCTCCTTAGTATAGGGCCTCGTGGTTATTATCAACAACCTATCTAGGAGATCCAGGGGCATTCCGTGTGGCGATTCAACGTCAGTTCCCCTAATCCTAGTAGTTCCGCGGTTTGTGGCTAGAACTAAGATTGGTGCCAATTCCGCCTCTAAGGCTTTAGTTAGGAAGGAGAATGTCTCGATATCGAGCATATGGGCATCGTCTATGAAGAGTACCCCAGGAATGAGTTCTGCCGAACCCTTACTTATCATATCTTTCACGTAAGCGTCAACCTGTTTCCTTACATCTTGACTGATCTCCCTTTCACTCCAGAGGGAGAAGATGGCCGTAATAGAGAGACTCTGTGCGGCCAACGTCATATCTAGATCATAAAGAGTGAACGTGTTAGTGAGCTCCTTTTCCTTCTTCACGGGCCCTGAGGGAATATCCACCAGCTTTCCGGCTTCAATATCATATGTTTTGGCTCCCTCGAATCCCTTGGCCTTTCCCATCTTCACTACATTACCTGTCTCTGCGTCTATCCAGATCACGTCTCCCTTCCTTATTCCCATCTTGTTGATTTGCTCTGCAATGCTCTCCCCTGCAGTCAAAGTTCTTTCCTCCTCAGTTGTCCCCAATTTTATCTCCACTTCTCTAGGGATCTGAACGTATGGATTTACTTTGCTCCTGGCGATTTTTACCCTTATCTCCTTTACTACGCCCTCATAGACCATTCTCCTTTGCCTTACTCTCACGCCTATGGACTTCCTCAAGGCTTGTGTTAAGACCTCTGTTTTCTTGATATCCACAGAGTAGATCTCTGAGGCATTCAAGGTATTGAACGGAGTGTCCTCTCCCAACTCCTTTGCTATGCCCACAGCCAGAGCAGTCTTACCTGTTCCGGGAGGTCCCACAAGAAGGATCCCCTTCCCGGCCATCTTTCCTTGCCTTATTAATTGGACAACTATCCACGCAGCTTCGCGGGCTTCAAGCTGGCCAACCAACCCATCGGCCTTGGGCTTGGGTTTACCGCTCTCGTCTATACCTAACCCAGTAATGTGACTATGAATACTTGCTCTCTCAGTTTCAACTCTTCGTATTTCCTTTATCTCAGCCATGGGCCATCATTAACTTAGTGGAAGTAAAACTTTTGAATTTAACTATTAGAACTGGGTAAATGACCAGGCATATGAACAGTTTCAGATTCGGGTGACTGAGCGTCATTAAATTTTAACGATCTTGGAAAATTCTCAATCTATTATTGACCCATTTTAGGTAGACAAGGGAGATAGTTGTTTGAATCTCCTTGTGCGTTGTTCAAGGAGTTTCTCGACGTAGGAAATTTCATTATTATTTAAGTAAAAATATTTCGTAGCACTATCAAATCTGTTACCACTATTTTCACGTAGTATTACACTCTCTGAAGTTTAACTCCACTAAAGTTATAGTCTTTTTATCCATTCTAATCCTGTGATGATAACCTTTGGGTCAGAAAAGTGACGAGGTGGCGGCTAACTGACTGTTCCAGTTCATCTTTCGGTTGGAAAATTGAACGTCGATATTATTGTGAAGGCTGATAGGGTTCCAGAGCCAGACAACCCGTTCTACACAGACGTCTTGACTCTTCTCCCTGGAGGGGCAGCAACGAATTACGCGCTGAGCGTGCATAGATTGGGTCACGGTTCCAAGGTCCTAGCGAAGATAGGCAAGTCTCCTATAGTTAAAGCGTTGATGACGCAGTTGGCTGAGGAAGGGGTAGGATTGGACTACGTCGAGGAGATTGAGACTGAACCCAGTATGGCGCTAATCTTCTTGAGGAGCGATGGTAAGATCTCCATGATAAGGAAAATTGCCAGTAATCTTATTCCTACAGCAGAGGACGTCAGTAAGATGAGGGGCATGTTCGATGTCATTCACTTTGCATCTGTTCCGCCCACATCTGTAATATATGATGAAGGCGCCAAACTGGTAACCTATGATCCCGGCCCGTATGCTTCAGAGTACAGCGGGGAGAAAGTTGACGTAATTTTCA containing:
- a CDS encoding RuvB-like helicase gives rise to the protein MAEIKEIRRVETERASIHSHITGLGIDESGKPKPKADGLVGQLEAREAAWIVVQLIRQGKMAGKGILLVGPPGTGKTALAVGIAKELGEDTPFNTLNASEIYSVDIKKTEVLTQALRKSIGVRVRQRRMVYEGVVKEIRVKIARSKVNPYVQIPREVEIKLGTTEEERTLTAGESIAEQINKMGIRKGDVIWIDAETGNVVKMGKAKGFEGAKTYDIEAGKLVDIPSGPVKKEKELTNTFTLYDLDMTLAAQSLSITAIFSLWSEREISQDVRKQVDAYVKDMISKGSAELIPGVLFIDDAHMLDIETFSFLTKALEAELAPILVLATNRGTTRIRGTDVESPHGMPLDLLDRLLIITTRPYTKEESKDIIAIRAEELDIELEPMALDELTNMASEESLRYAIQLLEPSQVLARKAGRAVVKADDVKEASKLFSDVKRSVKYVKDYENLFLK
- a CDS encoding PfkB family carbohydrate kinase, with the protein product MNVDIIVKADRVPEPDNPFYTDVLTLLPGGAATNYALSVHRLGHGSKVLAKIGKSPIVKALMTQLAEEGVGLDYVEEIETEPSMALIFLRSDGKISMIRKIASNLIPTAEDVSKMRGMFDVIHFASVPPTSVIYDEGAKLVTYDPGPYASEYSGEKVDVIFTNEAEYGRLGSRINARLTVIKRGSKGATVLGDGTECEAEAHKVNPVDTTGAGDVFDAAFNVKYSVDEPIEEALRFAITASALKVQRLGGISSPTLEQVTERLKRSSVKVICR
- a CDS encoding NUDIX hydrolase, which gives rise to MECDAAVVLIIRGDGKFLVIKRADQKGDPWSGHMALPGGHRDGNETCEETAVRESKEEVGIEPKDLRFFGIYWPSNRRDLHVAVFIGYTDSNDVNPDREVAKWFWIDPRELKEEDNHFLYQDYVIWGMTYRILKDYLSARQRSSHQIQAVDQSSLEE